A genomic stretch from Hemicordylus capensis ecotype Gifberg chromosome 1, rHemCap1.1.pri, whole genome shotgun sequence includes:
- the PHF10 gene encoding PHD finger protein 10 isoform X2: protein MAAVLSPRVCDSDPATPGAQSLKDDTEENSNDSSQPSKRRRMGSGDSSRSCETSSQDLSFSYFPAENLIEYKWPPDETGEYYMLQEQVSEYLGVTSFKRKYPERRDLSHKEKLYLRELNVITETQCTLGLTALRSDEVIDLMIKEYPAKHAEYSVILQEKERQRITDHYKEYSQMQQQNTQKVEASKVPEYIKKAAKKAAEFNSNLNRERMEERRAYFDLQTHVIQVPQGKYKILPTERTKVSPYPVALIPGQFQEYYKRYSPDELRYLPLNTALYEPPLDPELPALDSDGDSDDVEERGDEKRKIKGNSDNSSGNVSEGECPPENQEESFQGRQKAREKNSTPRKEGSKRSVSKSVPGYKPKPIPNAICGICLKGKESNKKGKAEALIHCSQCENSGHPSCLDMSAELVAIIKTYPWQCMECKTCIICGQPHHEEEMMFCDVCDRGYHTFCVGLGAIPSGRWICDCCERQPPLPRGRGRRGKNSKEG from the exons GATGACACAGAAGAAAATTCAAATGATAGCAGCCAACCATCTAAAAGGCGGCGAATGGGCTCAGGGGACAGCTCACGAAGCTGTGAAACTTCAAGTCAAGATCTTAG CTTCAGCTACTTTCCAGCTGAAAACCTGATAGAGTATAAATGGCCACCCGATGAAACAGGAGAATATTATATGCTTCAAGAACAAGTCAGTGAATACTTGGGTGTGACCTCCTTTAAGCGAAAATATCCAG AAAGACGAGATCTATCTCACAAAGAGAAGCTCTACCTCAGGGAGCTAAATGTCATTACGGAAACACAGTGTACTTTAg GTCTAACAGCCTTACGCAGTGATGAAGTAATTGATCTGATGATTAAAGAATATCCTGCCAAACATGCTGAGTATTCTGTTATACTTCAAGAAAAAGAGCGTCAGCGAATAACTGATCACTATAAAGAGTATTCT CAAATGCAACAACAGAACACGCAAAAAGTTGAAGCAAGTAAAGTTCCAGAATACATTAAGAAAGCTGCCAAGAAAGCCGCCGAGTTCAACAGCAACTTAAACCGTGAACGAATGGAAGAAAGAAGGGCCTATTTTGATTTACAGACACAT GTTATCCAGGTGCCTCAAGGGAAATATAAAATCTTACCCACAGAAAGGACAAAGGTTAGTCCTTATCCAGTGGCTCTCATACCAGGCCAGTTTCAGGAGTACTACAAAAG ATACTCTCCAGATGAGCTTCGATATTTGCCATTGAATACAGCTCTTTATGAGCCCCCCTTAGATCCAGAGCTGCCTGCATTGGACAGTGATGGAGACTCGGATGATGTAGAAGAACGAGGTGATGAAAAGCGGAAAATCAAAGGCAACTCG GACAACTCATCTGGCAATGTATCCGAAGGTGAATGTCCTCCTGAAAATCAGGAGGAATCTTTTCAGGGAAGAcaaaaagcaagagagaaaaattcTACTCCAAGAAAAGAGGGTTCCAAGCGATCTGTATCCAAATCAGTTCCTGGGTACAAG CCAAAGCCCATTCCAAATGCTATATGTGGAATTTGTCTGAAGGGTAAGGAGTCCAACAAGAAAGGGAAGGCTGAAGCACTTATACACTGCTCCCAATGTGAAAACAGTG GCCACCCTTCCTGTCTGGATATGTCTGCAGAACTTGTTGCAATAATTAAGACCTACCCGTGGCAATGTATGGAGTGTAAAACGTGCATTATATGTGGGCAGCCTCACCATGAGGAAGAAATGATGTTCTGTGATGTGTGTGACCGTGGCTATCATACGTTTTGTGTGGGGCTTGGTGCTATCCCATCAG GTCGCTGGATTTGTGACTGTTGTGAAAGACAACCTCCATTACCCAGgggcagaggaagaagaggaaaaaacAGCAAAGAAGGCTAA
- the C1H6orf120 gene encoding UPF0669 protein C6orf120 homolog yields MATNWKRVLVMLLAFQGLLMASAYDEEDVPEEWILLQVVQGQIGAGNYSYLWLHHEGKIVLQMQSLKGDADLYVSDVTLRPSFDDYELQSVTCGQDVVRVPAHFRRPVGIGIYGHPSHQESEFEMKLYFDQTVVAYQFGGGSYNPEDIEMSRKQFHSTEDESQDEESVFWTILIGILKLILEMLF; encoded by the coding sequence ATGGCAACTAACTGGAAGAGAGTATTGGTGATGTTGCTTGCCTTTCAAGGACTTCTGATGGCAAGTGCTTATGATGAGGAAGATGTACCTGAAGAATGGATTCTCCTCCAGGTAGTTCAAGGTCAGATTGGTGCTGGAAACTACAGCTATTTATGGCTACATCatgaaggaaagattgtgcttcAAATGCAGAGTTTAAAAGGTGATGCAGACTTGTATGTATCTGATGTGACTCTTCGCCCCAGTTTTGATGATTATGAATTGCAGTCTGTAACTTGTGGCCAAGATGTGGTTCGTGTGCCAGCGCACTTCCGCCGACCAGTGGGAATAGGGATTTATGGTCATCCCTCTCACCAGGAAAGTGAATTTGAAATGAAACTATACTTCGATCAAACAGTTGTAGCGTATCAATTTGGTGGTGGTTCCTACAATCCAGAAGATATTGAGATGAGCCGGAAGCAGTTTCATTCAACAGAAGACGAATCTCAGGATGAAGAATCAGTCTTCTGGACTATATTGATTGGAATACTGAAACTAATACTTgaaatgcttttttaa
- the PHF10 gene encoding PHD finger protein 10 isoform X1 — protein MAAVLSPRVCDSDPATPGAQSLKDDTEENSNDSSQPSKRRRMGSGDSSRSCETSSQDLSFSYFPAENLIEYKWPPDETGEYYMLQEQVSEYLGVTSFKRKYPDLERRDLSHKEKLYLRELNVITETQCTLGLTALRSDEVIDLMIKEYPAKHAEYSVILQEKERQRITDHYKEYSQMQQQNTQKVEASKVPEYIKKAAKKAAEFNSNLNRERMEERRAYFDLQTHVIQVPQGKYKILPTERTKVSPYPVALIPGQFQEYYKRYSPDELRYLPLNTALYEPPLDPELPALDSDGDSDDVEERGDEKRKIKGNSDNSSGNVSEGECPPENQEESFQGRQKAREKNSTPRKEGSKRSVSKSVPGYKPKPIPNAICGICLKGKESNKKGKAEALIHCSQCENSGHPSCLDMSAELVAIIKTYPWQCMECKTCIICGQPHHEEEMMFCDVCDRGYHTFCVGLGAIPSGRWICDCCERQPPLPRGRGRRGKNSKEG, from the exons GATGACACAGAAGAAAATTCAAATGATAGCAGCCAACCATCTAAAAGGCGGCGAATGGGCTCAGGGGACAGCTCACGAAGCTGTGAAACTTCAAGTCAAGATCTTAG CTTCAGCTACTTTCCAGCTGAAAACCTGATAGAGTATAAATGGCCACCCGATGAAACAGGAGAATATTATATGCTTCAAGAACAAGTCAGTGAATACTTGGGTGTGACCTCCTTTAAGCGAAAATATCCAG ATTTAGAAAGACGAGATCTATCTCACAAAGAGAAGCTCTACCTCAGGGAGCTAAATGTCATTACGGAAACACAGTGTACTTTAg GTCTAACAGCCTTACGCAGTGATGAAGTAATTGATCTGATGATTAAAGAATATCCTGCCAAACATGCTGAGTATTCTGTTATACTTCAAGAAAAAGAGCGTCAGCGAATAACTGATCACTATAAAGAGTATTCT CAAATGCAACAACAGAACACGCAAAAAGTTGAAGCAAGTAAAGTTCCAGAATACATTAAGAAAGCTGCCAAGAAAGCCGCCGAGTTCAACAGCAACTTAAACCGTGAACGAATGGAAGAAAGAAGGGCCTATTTTGATTTACAGACACAT GTTATCCAGGTGCCTCAAGGGAAATATAAAATCTTACCCACAGAAAGGACAAAGGTTAGTCCTTATCCAGTGGCTCTCATACCAGGCCAGTTTCAGGAGTACTACAAAAG ATACTCTCCAGATGAGCTTCGATATTTGCCATTGAATACAGCTCTTTATGAGCCCCCCTTAGATCCAGAGCTGCCTGCATTGGACAGTGATGGAGACTCGGATGATGTAGAAGAACGAGGTGATGAAAAGCGGAAAATCAAAGGCAACTCG GACAACTCATCTGGCAATGTATCCGAAGGTGAATGTCCTCCTGAAAATCAGGAGGAATCTTTTCAGGGAAGAcaaaaagcaagagagaaaaattcTACTCCAAGAAAAGAGGGTTCCAAGCGATCTGTATCCAAATCAGTTCCTGGGTACAAG CCAAAGCCCATTCCAAATGCTATATGTGGAATTTGTCTGAAGGGTAAGGAGTCCAACAAGAAAGGGAAGGCTGAAGCACTTATACACTGCTCCCAATGTGAAAACAGTG GCCACCCTTCCTGTCTGGATATGTCTGCAGAACTTGTTGCAATAATTAAGACCTACCCGTGGCAATGTATGGAGTGTAAAACGTGCATTATATGTGGGCAGCCTCACCATGAGGAAGAAATGATGTTCTGTGATGTGTGTGACCGTGGCTATCATACGTTTTGTGTGGGGCTTGGTGCTATCCCATCAG GTCGCTGGATTTGTGACTGTTGTGAAAGACAACCTCCATTACCCAGgggcagaggaagaagaggaaaaaacAGCAAAGAAGGCTAA